One window of Pseudomonas sp. FP198 genomic DNA carries:
- a CDS encoding YbhB/YbcL family Raf kinase inhibitor-like protein, which produces MTRLTSLSSWLAAVTLVLCAQGVVQAEERFTLSIPGVSDDRLFTAAAASDANTCGGKNISPALSWNAGPPGTLSYAIVMLDPDGQRGQGVDHWVHYGIKASTRQIPAGAGTKSTLEGMSGINSKNTHGYIGPCPPVGDSAHHYLIQIFALDLPPDALPAGLTRAQLMEKLKGHVLRNSSVVRRYHR; this is translated from the coding sequence ATGACTCGATTGACCTCCCTTTCCTCCTGGCTCGCGGCCGTCACCCTCGTGCTGTGCGCGCAAGGGGTTGTCCAGGCCGAAGAGCGTTTCACCCTGAGCATTCCCGGTGTGTCGGACGACCGCCTCTTCACTGCCGCCGCCGCGAGTGACGCGAACACCTGCGGCGGCAAGAATATTTCTCCGGCGCTGAGCTGGAACGCTGGCCCGCCTGGCACCCTCAGCTATGCCATCGTCATGCTCGATCCCGACGGCCAGCGCGGGCAGGGCGTCGACCACTGGGTCCATTACGGGATCAAGGCCAGCACCCGACAGATCCCGGCGGGCGCGGGCACCAAATCCACCCTGGAAGGCATGAGCGGCATCAACAGCAAGAACACTCACGGCTACATCGGTCCGTGCCCACCCGTTGGCGACAGCGCTCATCACTACCTGATCCAGATATTCGCCCTGGACCTGCCACCCGACGCATTGCCCGCCGGCCTCACACGCGCCCAGTTGATGGAAAAACTCAAAGGCCACGTACTGCGCAACAGCAGCGTGGTGCGCCGCTACCACCGCTGA
- the pgaD gene encoding poly-beta-1,6-N-acetyl-D-glucosamine biosynthesis protein PgaD encodes MKIIRTRQRPFLVVIDVLFTVLAWVGLLYLLVNGLWPLFDSHAGPRLGGSLFDTLGTLQIYGWIALVNAIILITWARYQQRKSRSFAQRRLPRPAVDDQGLSASFKLTDERLETLRQPGSKIIHNNPDGDISHVVPHFHLLSPDLQPPPLAPLDRPQVIHLPADHSA; translated from the coding sequence ATGAAAATTATCAGGACCCGGCAGCGGCCTTTTCTGGTGGTCATCGATGTGCTTTTTACCGTGCTGGCGTGGGTCGGGCTGTTGTATCTGCTGGTCAACGGGCTCTGGCCGTTGTTCGACAGCCATGCTGGCCCGCGCCTGGGCGGTTCGCTGTTCGATACCCTGGGAACCTTGCAGATCTATGGCTGGATCGCGCTGGTCAACGCCATCATCCTGATTACCTGGGCGCGATATCAACAGCGCAAGAGCCGCAGCTTCGCCCAGCGTCGGCTGCCGAGGCCTGCGGTGGATGACCAAGGCCTGAGCGCAAGTTTCAAGCTGACTGACGAGCGACTGGAAACGCTGCGCCAGCCTGGCTCGAAAATCATTCATAACAATCCGGATGGCGACATCAGCCACGTAGTGCCGCACTTCCATCTGCTGAGCCCGGATTTGCAACCGCCGCCCCTGGCACCGCTGGACCGGCCGCAGGTGATTCATCTGCCGGCTGATCATTCTGCGTAG
- a CDS encoding apoptosis inducing factor family protein — translation MPMHQVARLADVREDRGLEVTLNETPILLLRAGGQVRAFQGKCPHAGAPLAEGAVCHGRLICPWHKAAFRAEDGALCEPPALDSLQRYHVEVRGDEVWVDEQPLPAEKIPPADDPRTFVIVGAGAAGTACAAALREKGFGGRIQMIDREAEAGYDRTVLSKYVLAGDMAAEKTPPLRDETYFIRQRIERRNGEVAGLDISARQIHLADGQRLDYDALLIATGGVPRTPDMPGLDLPNVFTLRSLADTRQILDRAQPGQRAVIIGDSFIAMEVASSLRKRELSVTVLARHPVPFAAQFGDSIGKAILARHRANGVVYHSEGEAARIEGAEKVEAVVLDNGQRFAADLVIIGVGVRPATEPFADLPQEKDQSLIADDGMRVADHVWAVGDIATFPLNGQPRRIEHWRLAQQQARIAATNMLGGEEHYLDVPFFWTYHFGKRYDYLGHAEEWDEVQFKGTPEHPPFIALLGKDGLVAAVVACDEGRAMAALAQRMKQPLPVDEAWRLVRDFSV, via the coding sequence ATGCCCATGCATCAAGTCGCCCGCCTCGCTGATGTGCGAGAGGACCGCGGCCTCGAAGTGACCCTCAACGAAACACCCATCCTGCTGCTGCGGGCTGGCGGACAGGTCCGAGCCTTCCAAGGCAAATGCCCGCATGCCGGGGCGCCGCTGGCCGAGGGCGCGGTATGCCACGGCAGGCTGATCTGCCCGTGGCACAAGGCCGCGTTCCGTGCCGAAGACGGCGCCCTGTGCGAGCCGCCGGCCCTCGACAGCCTGCAGCGTTATCACGTCGAGGTGCGAGGCGATGAAGTATGGGTCGATGAGCAACCACTGCCAGCCGAAAAAATCCCTCCCGCCGATGACCCGCGCACCTTTGTCATCGTCGGCGCCGGAGCGGCCGGCACGGCTTGCGCGGCGGCGCTGCGCGAGAAGGGTTTCGGTGGCCGGATCCAGATGATCGACCGCGAAGCCGAGGCCGGTTATGACCGCACCGTACTGAGCAAATACGTATTGGCCGGCGACATGGCCGCGGAAAAGACGCCGCCCTTGCGCGATGAAACCTATTTCATCCGGCAACGCATCGAAAGGCGCAACGGCGAAGTGGCCGGGCTCGACATCAGCGCGCGCCAGATTCATCTCGCCGACGGTCAACGCCTGGACTATGACGCACTGCTCATCGCCACCGGTGGAGTGCCCAGGACGCCAGACATGCCGGGCCTCGACTTGCCCAATGTGTTCACCCTGCGCTCTTTGGCCGATACCCGGCAGATCCTCGACCGTGCCCAGCCGGGGCAGCGAGCGGTGATTATCGGCGACAGCTTCATCGCCATGGAAGTCGCCTCGTCCCTGCGCAAGCGTGAACTGAGCGTGACCGTCCTGGCCCGCCACCCGGTCCCGTTCGCTGCGCAGTTTGGCGACAGCATCGGCAAGGCGATCCTGGCCCGACACAGGGCCAATGGTGTGGTCTATCACAGCGAGGGCGAAGCGGCGCGGATCGAAGGTGCGGAAAAAGTCGAAGCCGTGGTGCTGGATAACGGTCAGCGTTTCGCGGCGGACCTGGTCATCATCGGTGTCGGCGTGCGCCCGGCGACCGAGCCGTTCGCCGATCTGCCGCAGGAAAAAGATCAATCATTGATCGCTGACGACGGCATGCGCGTGGCCGATCACGTCTGGGCCGTTGGCGATATCGCCACCTTTCCCCTCAACGGCCAGCCCCGGCGCATCGAACATTGGCGCCTGGCCCAGCAACAGGCACGCATCGCCGCGACGAACATGCTCGGCGGTGAAGAACACTACCTGGATGTGCCGTTCTTCTGGACGTACCACTTCGGCAAACGCTACGACTACCTCGGTCATGCCGAGGAATGGGACGAGGTGCAATTCAAGGGCACGCCTGAGCATCCTCCGTTCATCGCTCTGCTCGGCAAGGACGGTCTCGTTGCCGCAGTCGTGGCCTGCGATGAAGGCCGGGCCATGGCGGCGCTGGCCCAGCGCATGAAACAACCGCTGCCGGTGGATGAGGCCTGGCGGTTGGTCCGGGATTTTTCGGTGTAG
- the pgaB gene encoding poly-beta-1,6-N-acetyl-D-glucosamine N-deacetylase PgaB, translating into MPVISRFILLLGVLLISACAQQAPAFAPPSQRPLMANDAPWPKNHVLGIAYHDVEDRDPDQALVAVRTERLIEQLAWLRENNYQPVTIDQIIAARNGGPELPPRAVMLSFDDGYSSFYTRVMPILRAYNWPAILAPVGSWIDTPLNQPVDFAGVPRKRSEFLTWEQIREVSKSGLVEIAAHTDANHKGVLANPQGNQQPAATTRRYDPATGRYEAEADFQARLRKDVTAISEKIRKVTGYSPRVWVWPYGEADGTALQVIGSQGYQMALTLEDGLDSLDNLMSGPRFLVASDPDGAHFAESIVSVQTMDPMRVVHVDLDYVYDPDPVQQEANVGKLVQRVYDLGANTVFLQAFADPKGDGLVHSLYFPNRHLPVRADLFDRVAWQLRTRANVKVYAWMPVLSFALDPKLPRVQRWDPETGKIGVAPDQYVRLSPFDPNVRKVIGEIYQDLARMSSVDGVLYHDDAVFSDFEDAGPAAMKVYAANGLPTSIAALRDDPAAMQRWTRFKSRYLIDFTAELTAKVRAIRGPEVRTARNIFAEPMLNPQSEAWFAQNLDDFLGAYDWTAPMAMPLMEKQTREQSGPWLERLVETVKARPGALKRTVFELQARDWHSKPVADIEGEQLADWMGRLKRQGVTSFGYYPDNFIEDQPAVKAVRPALSNKWNR; encoded by the coding sequence ATGCCCGTCATTTCGCGATTCATCCTTCTGCTGGGAGTCTTGCTGATCAGCGCTTGTGCCCAGCAGGCCCCGGCATTTGCCCCGCCTTCGCAACGGCCGCTGATGGCCAACGATGCGCCATGGCCGAAAAACCACGTGCTGGGTATCGCCTACCACGACGTCGAAGACCGCGACCCCGACCAAGCCTTGGTGGCCGTGCGCACCGAGCGCCTGATCGAGCAATTGGCCTGGCTGCGGGAAAACAATTACCAGCCGGTCACGATCGACCAGATCATCGCTGCCCGCAACGGCGGCCCAGAACTGCCACCGCGTGCGGTAATGCTGAGTTTCGACGACGGCTACTCCAGTTTCTACACCCGCGTCATGCCCATCCTGCGCGCCTATAACTGGCCGGCCATCCTCGCCCCGGTTGGCAGCTGGATCGATACGCCGCTGAATCAACCGGTGGATTTTGCCGGCGTGCCGCGCAAGCGTTCCGAGTTCCTGACCTGGGAGCAGATTCGCGAGGTATCGAAATCGGGCCTGGTGGAAATCGCCGCCCACACCGATGCCAATCACAAAGGCGTACTCGCCAACCCGCAAGGCAACCAGCAGCCGGCGGCGACCACGCGGCGCTACGATCCGGCTACCGGTCGTTATGAAGCCGAGGCCGATTTCCAGGCGCGTCTGCGCAAAGACGTGACGGCCATCTCCGAGAAGATCCGCAAGGTTACCGGCTACAGTCCGCGCGTCTGGGTCTGGCCATACGGCGAGGCGGATGGTACAGCGTTGCAGGTGATTGGCAGCCAGGGCTACCAGATGGCCCTGACCCTGGAAGATGGTCTCGACAGCCTCGATAACCTGATGAGCGGCCCGCGCTTCCTGGTAGCCTCCGATCCGGACGGCGCTCACTTCGCCGAAAGCATCGTATCGGTGCAGACCATGGACCCGATGCGGGTGGTCCACGTCGACCTGGATTACGTCTACGATCCTGACCCTGTGCAGCAGGAGGCCAACGTCGGCAAGCTGGTCCAGCGTGTCTACGATCTGGGCGCCAACACCGTCTTCCTGCAAGCTTTTGCCGACCCGAAGGGCGATGGCCTGGTCCATTCGCTGTACTTCCCCAATCGGCACCTGCCGGTACGCGCCGATCTGTTCGATCGGGTCGCATGGCAATTGCGCACCCGGGCCAACGTGAAGGTGTATGCCTGGATGCCGGTGCTCAGTTTTGCCCTGGACCCGAAGTTGCCGCGTGTACAGCGCTGGGATCCTGAAACCGGCAAGATTGGCGTCGCCCCGGACCAGTACGTACGCCTGTCGCCCTTCGACCCCAACGTGCGCAAGGTCATCGGCGAAATCTACCAAGACCTGGCGCGGATGAGCTCGGTGGACGGCGTTCTGTACCATGACGACGCGGTGTTCTCCGACTTCGAGGATGCCGGCCCAGCCGCGATGAAAGTCTATGCGGCCAACGGCTTGCCAACCTCCATCGCCGCCCTGCGCGACGACCCGGCGGCCATGCAGCGCTGGACCCGTTTCAAGAGCCGCTACCTGATCGACTTCACCGCTGAACTCACGGCCAAGGTTCGGGCAATTCGTGGTCCGGAGGTGCGCACGGCGCGCAATATCTTTGCCGAGCCGATGCTCAACCCGCAGAGCGAGGCCTGGTTCGCCCAGAACCTCGATGACTTCCTCGGCGCCTACGATTGGACGGCTCCGATGGCCATGCCATTGATGGAAAAGCAGACCCGCGAGCAATCCGGGCCCTGGCTCGAACGGCTGGTGGAAACCGTCAAGGCTCGCCCCGGTGCGCTCAAGCGCACGGTATTCGAACTGCAAGCGCGCGACTGGCACAGCAAGCCGGTGGCCGATATCGAAGGCGAACAACTGGCCGACTGGATGGGGCGTCTCAAGCGCCAGGGCGTGACCAGTTTCGGCTACTACCCGGACAACTTCATCGAAGACCAGCCCGCCGTGAAAGCCGTGCGGCCTGCGCTCTCCAACAAATGGAATCGTTGA
- the pgaA gene encoding poly-beta-1,6 N-acetyl-D-glucosamine export porin PgaA translates to MPRTVGPLIQFGLRPLFRVALCGQLCWSVAAFADTAYDQMVLDARAGHYTPALSVLRQVPVGQASTAQISDHLQIASWAGLDAEVVKVYETQGRFRDLPVQALTAAARSYRNLKRWDPAVELHRRALAIDPQNPDLQLGLALTQADAGKPDEAVSRARALVAAKPEDPMRRLALGYALTRADNPHEALFEYDQAFTRAGSNKREVAREYVYALQRARLPEPALRLARLQPGLIERGVQRRLEGDVAAERVRLADMASRSETERFVIADRALADYDKLLATWTPVAEAHDDVLRWRIDRMGALNARARRAEVIAEYQKLVAEGVSIPTYALRWVASSYLEQREPEIAVDLYRRVLIAPDADPADRFEDSTALYYALLESEKSEEARALAEDLAKAQPARVELKGLPIGNPNDEWMDAQLLAAQAGTYGADLPTAEARLDALVYHGPGNIGLRLAQADLYQAREWPRRSESLLKEVEATTPRNRDLEVAQARAAMDLQEWRQMDALTDDVVARYPENAHVKRLQRQRDVHDMAELRIEAYTGKSYGGGNGDAGAVTGSRDFGIETLLYSPPIDEDWRLFGGAGYATGDFEEGTGHHRWQRLGVERRTRDMTLEAEISNHSYGSGDKQGARVAVARDINDHWQYGGSLDYLSANTPLRALNSGIRANGGSGFVRWRANESREWRLAVSPSHFSDGNNRLETLLTGREGIYSAPRLQVELGLEVGASRNSGSNEVPYFNPKSDFSVMPTVSANHVLYRRYETTWSQQFQAGAGTYSQSDYSTGAMGLLSYGQRLLWNDVLEAGAALSWLNRPYDGDRESDLRLLVDLTYRF, encoded by the coding sequence ATGCCGCGTACTGTGGGTCCTCTTATTCAATTCGGTTTGCGCCCGTTGTTTCGCGTCGCGCTGTGCGGCCAATTGTGCTGGTCGGTGGCGGCGTTTGCCGATACCGCTTATGACCAGATGGTGCTCGACGCCCGCGCGGGGCACTATACGCCCGCGTTGTCCGTATTGCGCCAGGTGCCGGTTGGCCAGGCCAGCACCGCACAGATCAGTGACCATCTGCAGATCGCCAGTTGGGCCGGTCTTGATGCCGAGGTGGTGAAGGTCTACGAAACCCAGGGCCGCTTCCGCGACCTTCCGGTTCAGGCGCTGACCGCAGCTGCTCGCTCCTATCGCAACCTCAAGCGCTGGGATCCGGCGGTCGAGTTGCATCGCCGGGCGTTGGCGATCGATCCGCAAAATCCCGATCTGCAACTAGGCCTGGCCTTGACCCAGGCCGATGCCGGCAAGCCAGATGAAGCCGTCAGCCGCGCGAGGGCCCTCGTTGCCGCCAAGCCAGAAGATCCGATGCGCCGGTTGGCCTTGGGCTATGCGCTGACGCGTGCGGACAATCCCCACGAAGCGCTTTTCGAATACGACCAGGCGTTCACCCGTGCCGGCAGCAACAAGCGTGAAGTCGCCCGCGAGTACGTCTACGCCCTGCAACGCGCCCGTTTGCCTGAGCCGGCCCTGCGCCTGGCCCGGCTTCAGCCCGGCCTGATCGAGCGTGGCGTGCAGCGCAGGCTCGAAGGCGATGTGGCGGCCGAGCGGGTGCGTCTGGCGGATATGGCCAGTCGCAGCGAAACAGAACGTTTTGTCATTGCCGATCGCGCACTGGCGGACTACGACAAACTGCTCGCCACCTGGACTCCGGTGGCCGAGGCCCACGATGATGTCTTGCGCTGGCGGATCGACCGCATGGGCGCCCTCAACGCCCGGGCTCGCCGGGCCGAGGTGATCGCCGAGTACCAGAAGCTGGTCGCTGAAGGGGTCAGCATTCCAACCTACGCGTTGCGCTGGGTGGCGTCTTCCTATCTGGAGCAACGTGAACCGGAGATTGCCGTCGATCTGTATCGCCGCGTGCTGATTGCACCAGATGCAGATCCTGCGGACCGCTTCGAAGACAGCACTGCGCTCTACTACGCCTTGCTGGAAAGCGAAAAATCCGAGGAAGCCCGCGCACTGGCCGAAGACCTGGCGAAAGCACAGCCGGCCCGCGTGGAACTCAAGGGGCTGCCGATCGGCAATCCCAACGACGAGTGGATGGACGCGCAGCTTCTGGCCGCTCAAGCAGGTACCTACGGCGCCGATCTGCCTACCGCCGAGGCGCGCCTGGACGCTCTGGTCTACCACGGGCCCGGCAATATCGGCTTGCGCCTGGCCCAGGCCGATTTGTACCAGGCACGTGAATGGCCGCGACGTTCGGAAAGCCTGCTCAAGGAAGTCGAGGCCACGACGCCGCGCAATCGCGACTTGGAAGTCGCCCAGGCCCGCGCCGCCATGGATCTGCAGGAATGGCGGCAAATGGATGCGCTTACCGATGACGTCGTCGCCCGCTATCCCGAGAACGCTCACGTCAAGCGCCTGCAACGCCAGCGTGACGTCCATGACATGGCTGAACTGCGCATCGAAGCCTACACCGGCAAGAGCTACGGTGGCGGCAATGGCGACGCTGGCGCGGTGACCGGCAGCCGCGATTTTGGTATCGAGACCTTGCTCTACAGCCCGCCCATCGATGAAGACTGGCGGCTGTTCGGCGGTGCCGGATACGCAACCGGCGACTTCGAGGAAGGCACCGGCCACCATCGCTGGCAGCGCCTGGGAGTGGAGCGGCGTACCCGCGACATGACTCTGGAGGCGGAAATCTCCAACCATTCGTATGGTTCCGGTGACAAACAGGGCGCGCGAGTTGCCGTGGCCCGGGACATCAATGATCACTGGCAGTACGGCGGCAGCCTGGACTACCTCTCGGCCAACACTCCGTTGCGGGCTCTCAACAGCGGGATTCGCGCCAATGGTGGAAGCGGTTTCGTCCGCTGGCGTGCCAATGAAAGCCGCGAGTGGCGGCTGGCTGTCAGCCCGTCCCACTTCAGCGATGGCAACAACCGCCTCGAGACCTTGCTGACTGGCCGCGAAGGCATCTACAGCGCTCCGAGGCTACAAGTGGAGCTGGGCCTGGAAGTCGGTGCCAGTCGTAACAGCGGCTCCAATGAAGTGCCGTACTTCAACCCGAAATCGGACTTCAGCGTCATGCCGACCGTGAGCGCCAATCATGTGCTGTATCGCCGCTACGAAACCACCTGGAGCCAGCAATTCCAGGCCGGTGCCGGCACTTACAGCCAGAGTGACTACAGCACCGGCGCCATGGGGTTGCTCAGCTACGGCCAGCGTCTGCTCTGGAACGATGTGCTTGAAGCCGGGGCCGCGCTGAGCTGGCTCAACCGCCCTTACGACGGCGATCGTGAAAGCGATCTGCGCCTGCTTGTAGACCTCACCTACCGCTTCTAG
- a CDS encoding MFS transporter gives MTATHHLPGARLSRSDYKTLGLAALGGALEIYDFIIFVFFALTLSQLFFPPEMPEWLRLLQSFGIFATGYLARPLGGILMAHFADRLGRKRVFSLSILMMALPCLLIGVMPTYAQIGYFAPLLLLALRILQGAAVGGEVPSAWVFVAEHAPLRHRGYALGFLQAGLTFGYLLGALTATALARIFTPTEILDYAWRLPFLLGGVFGVIGVWLRRWLSETPIFMALQANREGAAELPLRTVLRDYRHALLPAAILTCVLTSAVVVFVVITPTVMQKSFGLTPSHTFALSSLGIVFLNIGCVLAGLVVDRIGAWRTVLLYSLLLPLGIAVLYASLISGSDWLGLAYAVAGLGCGVVGAVPSVMVSLFPPKIRVSGISFTYNIAYALWASMTPLLLIALVPWSPWVCVAYCVVMGAVGVGAAAYFPGRHAKILRPSLACES, from the coding sequence ATGACTGCCACCCATCATCTGCCAGGCGCACGGCTCAGCCGCTCCGACTACAAGACCCTGGGCCTCGCCGCCCTCGGCGGCGCGCTGGAAATCTACGACTTCATCATTTTCGTTTTTTTCGCCCTGACCCTCAGCCAACTGTTCTTCCCGCCGGAAATGCCTGAGTGGCTGCGCCTGCTGCAGAGCTTCGGGATTTTTGCCACCGGCTATCTGGCGCGTCCCCTGGGCGGGATACTCATGGCGCACTTTGCCGACCGGCTGGGGCGCAAACGGGTGTTCAGCCTGAGCATCCTGATGATGGCGTTGCCGTGTCTGCTCATCGGCGTGATGCCGACCTACGCGCAAATCGGCTATTTCGCCCCATTGCTGTTGTTGGCGTTGCGCATCCTGCAAGGCGCGGCGGTGGGCGGGGAGGTGCCGAGTGCCTGGGTGTTCGTGGCCGAACACGCGCCGTTGCGGCATCGCGGCTATGCCTTGGGCTTTCTCCAGGCGGGCTTGACCTTCGGCTACTTGCTCGGCGCCTTGACCGCCACGGCGCTGGCGCGGATCTTCACCCCGACCGAAATCCTCGACTACGCGTGGCGCTTGCCGTTCCTGCTGGGCGGGGTCTTCGGCGTGATCGGCGTCTGGCTGCGCCGCTGGTTGAGCGAAACGCCGATCTTCATGGCCCTGCAAGCCAATCGCGAAGGCGCGGCGGAACTGCCGCTACGCACGGTGCTGCGCGACTATCGGCATGCCTTGCTGCCCGCCGCCATTCTGACCTGCGTACTGACTTCCGCCGTGGTGGTCTTTGTGGTCATCACCCCGACCGTCATGCAAAAAAGCTTCGGCCTGACCCCCAGCCACACATTTGCCCTGAGCAGCCTCGGCATCGTTTTCCTGAACATCGGCTGCGTCCTGGCCGGCCTCGTCGTCGACCGCATCGGCGCCTGGCGCACCGTCTTGCTCTACAGCCTGCTGTTGCCGCTGGGCATCGCCGTGCTCTATGCCAGCCTGATCAGCGGGAGCGACTGGCTGGGCCTGGCCTACGCCGTGGCCGGCCTGGGTTGCGGCGTGGTCGGCGCGGTGCCTTCGGTGATGGTCAGCCTGTTCCCGCCAAAGATTCGCGTGTCCGGTATCTCCTTCACCTACAACATCGCTTATGCACTCTGGGCCAGCATGACGCCGTTGTTGTTGATTGCGCTGGTGCCGTGGAGCCCGTGGGTTTGCGTGGCGTATTGCGTGGTGATGGGCGCGGTGGGCGTGGGGGCGGCGGCTTATTTTCCGGGAAGGCATGCAAAAATCCTGCGGCCCTCTTTGGCCTGTGAGTCCTGA
- the pgaC gene encoding poly-beta-1,6-N-acetyl-D-glucosamine synthase: MLDRLLAVLVLAIVLGVPLGLIFLVTGQFLMDFVFFYPLFMSGLWIAGGLYFWLHWERHWPWKDDTLPPPLAGEPLISILIPCFNEGDNVADTIHAALGQHYPNIEVIAINDGSKDNTAEVLDRLAAEDPRLRVLHLAENQGKAVALRMGAIAARSEYLVCIDGDALLAPNTCAYLVAPMLDNARLGAVTGNPRIRTRSTLVGRVQVGEFSSIIGLIKRTQRVFGRIFTVSGVIVAFRRTALHRVGYWSPDMITEDIDISWKLQLDHWSIFYEPRALCWILMPETLRGLWRQRLRWAQGGAEVLFKNIRGIWQYRHRYLWPLLFEYCLSTGWAFTFLLSVIFWGAGKFIEMPAAIAVDHLMPPAFTGLLLAVVCLMQFAVSILIDRRYEKGLWHIMFWVVWYPLVFWLISLFTTLVSFPKVLFGQHQKRARWVSPDRGIKPFDDEEEEVIR; the protein is encoded by the coding sequence ATGCTCGACAGACTGCTCGCCGTCCTGGTGCTGGCGATCGTCCTTGGGGTGCCCCTGGGCCTGATCTTCCTGGTCACCGGGCAATTCCTGATGGACTTCGTGTTCTTCTACCCGTTGTTCATGTCCGGACTGTGGATCGCCGGTGGCCTGTATTTCTGGCTGCACTGGGAGCGTCACTGGCCGTGGAAAGACGACACCTTGCCGCCGCCCCTGGCCGGCGAACCGCTGATCAGCATCCTGATCCCGTGCTTCAACGAAGGCGACAACGTTGCCGACACGATTCACGCAGCGCTGGGCCAGCACTACCCGAACATCGAGGTGATCGCCATCAACGACGGCTCCAAGGACAACACCGCCGAGGTGCTGGACCGACTGGCCGCCGAAGACCCGCGCTTGCGTGTGCTGCACCTGGCGGAAAACCAGGGCAAGGCCGTGGCCCTGCGCATGGGCGCCATCGCCGCGCGCAGCGAATACCTGGTGTGCATTGACGGCGACGCGCTGCTGGCACCGAATACCTGCGCCTATCTGGTGGCGCCGATGCTCGACAACGCCCGCCTCGGCGCGGTGACAGGCAACCCGCGCATTCGCACCCGTTCAACCTTGGTGGGTCGGGTCCAGGTCGGTGAGTTTTCCTCGATCATCGGCTTGATCAAGCGTACCCAGCGGGTCTTCGGACGGATCTTCACCGTGTCCGGCGTGATCGTCGCCTTCCGTCGCACGGCGCTGCACCGGGTCGGTTATTGGAGCCCGGACATGATCACCGAAGACATCGACATCAGCTGGAAGCTGCAACTGGACCACTGGAGCATCTTCTACGAACCCCGTGCGTTGTGCTGGATCCTCATGCCCGAAACCTTGCGCGGCCTGTGGCGGCAACGGCTGCGCTGGGCCCAGGGCGGTGCCGAAGTGCTGTTCAAGAACATCCGCGGCATCTGGCAATACCGCCACCGTTACCTGTGGCCGCTGCTGTTCGAATACTGCTTGTCCACCGGTTGGGCGTTCACCTTCCTGCTGTCGGTGATTTTCTGGGGCGCCGGCAAATTCATCGAGATGCCCGCCGCCATCGCGGTGGACCACCTCATGCCGCCGGCCTTCACCGGGCTGTTGCTGGCGGTGGTGTGCCTGATGCAATTCGCGGTGAGCATCCTGATCGACCGTCGCTACGAAAAAGGCCTGTGGCACATCATGTTCTGGGTGGTCTGGTACCCGTTGGTGTTCTGGTTGATCAGCCTGTTCACCACCCTGGTGAGTTTCCCCAAGGTGCTGTTCGGGCAGCATCAGAAACGTGCGCGCTGGGTCAGCCCGGATCGCGGGATCAAGCCGTTCGATGACGAAGAAGAGGAAGTGATCCGATGA